The following are encoded in a window of Maridesulfovibrio ferrireducens genomic DNA:
- the rpmB gene encoding 50S ribosomal protein L28, which produces MSQVCDICGKRPQTGNNVSHANNKSKRRFMPNLQSVRTQLPSGEVKSIKACTRCIRSGSVIKPVAKKAENKAD; this is translated from the coding sequence ATGTCCCAAGTATGCGATATATGTGGTAAAAGGCCCCAGACAGGCAACAACGTATCTCACGCTAACAACAAGTCCAAAAGACGTTTTATGCCTAATCTTCAGAGTGTTCGCACTCAGCTCCCTAGCGGTGAAGTAAAAAGCATCAAAGCTTGCACTCGTTGCATTCGTTCTGGCTCGGTCATTAAGCCCGTTGCTAAGAAAGCTGAAAATAAAGCTGATTAG
- a CDS encoding STAS/SEC14 domain-containing protein, which produces MIEIMPESKGRMLAVRASKKLTENDYAEVWIPALQKVIEEHKSANVLLYMDENFEGWELKAMWEDAKFGFAHRNDFNKIAIAGGSAWVEWGSKIASALINCELKVYEPEKLSEALIWVAK; this is translated from the coding sequence ATGATTGAAATTATGCCTGAAAGTAAAGGTCGTATGCTGGCTGTAAGAGCAAGTAAGAAATTAACTGAAAACGATTACGCGGAAGTTTGGATTCCAGCTCTTCAAAAAGTAATTGAGGAACATAAATCAGCCAATGTACTGCTCTACATGGATGAAAATTTTGAAGGATGGGAACTCAAAGCCATGTGGGAAGACGCCAAATTCGGCTTTGCCCATCGCAATGATTTCAATAAAATTGCAATAGCAGGCGGATCGGCATGGGTGGAATGGGGATCAAAAATAGCTTCGGCTCTCATAAATTGCGAACTTAAAGTATATGAACCGGAAAAATTATCTGAAGCTCTAATCTGGGTGGCAAAATAA
- a CDS encoding YceD family protein, with amino-acid sequence MAELWITLNDIPEEGKDLVFDDQTFWTDAWKNYNIDARPATPLISEVFILPQDNGCLVRGKTSGAITLVCDRCTADYKQNISTKFDEFEQVATAEDTEPSPVVKTKEGLKIEIGALLWEHFVMALPVKPLCNNDCKGLCDKCGADLNKDGCSCKKEEGDPRLAVFRNLKIKN; translated from the coding sequence ATGGCAGAACTTTGGATTACATTAAACGACATCCCTGAAGAGGGCAAAGATTTAGTTTTTGATGATCAGACCTTTTGGACTGATGCATGGAAAAACTATAACATAGACGCTCGTCCAGCGACACCTCTTATTTCGGAAGTATTTATACTCCCACAGGATAACGGATGTCTCGTCCGGGGTAAAACATCCGGAGCAATCACACTTGTTTGCGACAGATGCACGGCAGACTACAAGCAGAATATTTCAACCAAGTTCGATGAATTTGAGCAGGTTGCAACCGCCGAGGACACGGAACCGTCCCCGGTTGTTAAAACCAAAGAAGGCTTAAAAATCGAAATTGGGGCTCTCCTCTGGGAGCATTTCGTCATGGCTCTACCCGTAAAACCCTTATGCAACAACGATTGCAAGGGACTTTGCGACAAATGCGGAGCTGATTTAAACAAAGACGGATGCTCCTGTAAAAAAGAAGAGGGCGATCCAAGGCTTGCGGTTTTCCGCAATCTTAAGATAAAGAACTAA
- a CDS encoding TAXI family TRAP transporter solute-binding subunit, with protein sequence MFKRLSCLLLTCIIGITFSVAPSQASDKNLIIATATTGGTFYPVGVAIGTLISIKLSKKDKITATAINSAGSGENIQMLKNKEADVAILQALYGLNAYKGEGPYKGKAYKDFRSITMLWENVEHFPLLKKYAKKGNIEDLKNLDQKFSIGKRGSGSEGSGRTLLKIMGIDVDKDVILEFIGYTPSAQAMMDGRIAGANIPAGPPAAAITQLYAQLGSDDVTVLEFTDAQLAKIQEQYPIWNRYVIPAGTYPSQKSDINTIAQPNFLACRADLSDEVVYLMTKTIYENLSFLNNIHKATKAMSLERATIGLPVPLHPGAEKYYREVGIIK encoded by the coding sequence ATGTTTAAAAGACTTTCCTGTCTGCTCTTAACCTGCATCATCGGTATAACCTTTTCCGTAGCACCTTCACAGGCAAGCGATAAAAACCTCATCATAGCAACTGCAACAACGGGTGGAACTTTCTACCCCGTCGGAGTTGCAATCGGCACGCTCATAAGTATCAAGCTTTCAAAAAAGGATAAAATAACCGCCACTGCTATCAACTCCGCAGGTTCCGGTGAAAACATCCAGATGCTTAAAAACAAAGAAGCCGATGTTGCTATCCTGCAAGCTCTTTACGGCCTCAATGCGTATAAAGGAGAGGGACCATACAAAGGAAAAGCATACAAGGATTTCAGATCCATCACTATGCTCTGGGAAAACGTTGAGCATTTCCCGTTGCTGAAAAAGTACGCAAAGAAAGGTAACATTGAGGACCTGAAAAATCTGGATCAAAAATTTTCAATAGGTAAGCGAGGCAGCGGATCCGAAGGTTCAGGACGGACTCTGCTAAAGATCATGGGAATAGATGTAGACAAAGACGTTATACTTGAATTTATCGGCTACACTCCTTCCGCACAGGCTATGATGGACGGCCGTATTGCCGGTGCAAACATTCCTGCCGGACCTCCTGCCGCAGCCATTACTCAACTTTATGCACAGCTCGGTTCAGACGATGTAACCGTTCTAGAATTCACTGATGCTCAGCTTGCCAAAATTCAGGAACAGTACCCCATCTGGAACAGATATGTGATCCCCGCCGGAACATACCCTTCACAGAAAAGCGACATCAACACTATTGCGCAGCCTAACTTTCTGGCATGCCGCGCCGACCTCTCCGATGAAGTTGTCTACCTAATGACTAAAACTATTTATGAGAATCTGTCTTTCCTGAACAATATCCACAAGGCAACCAAAGCAATGAGCCTTGAACGAGCCACAATAGGTCTTCCCGTTCCGCTCCATCCCGGCGCCGAAAAATATTACCGCGAAGTCGGTATAATTAAATAA
- a CDS encoding beta-ketoacyl-ACP synthase III → MSNFSYIRGLGYHVPERVYTNADLEKFVDTTDEWISSRTGIKQRHVVENETCLDLTFEATQKALKNAGMEADELTHILVATFTADTIIPSTACLLMERLGLKHRIPMDISAACSGFVYAVEVARALINLNPDSKILVCGSEVLTSRVNWEDRSTCVLFGDGAGAIILTSEDCENSGKVIDVLLSSEGESETLTVRGSGSAYPYKLGDVVGEEHFIQMQGRSIYRKAVRSMSSISNEILAKHGFTTKDVDLLIPHQANLRIIEAVGKKLELPTEKVFVNVDKFGNTSAASIPIALAEAKEIGAIKSGDLVLLATFGGGLTWGSTLIQF, encoded by the coding sequence ATGAGTAATTTCTCCTATATCAGAGGGCTTGGCTATCATGTCCCTGAAAGAGTTTACACTAATGCCGATCTTGAAAAATTTGTCGACACCACAGATGAATGGATAAGCTCTCGAACTGGAATAAAACAGCGTCACGTTGTTGAAAATGAAACGTGTCTTGATCTGACTTTTGAAGCGACTCAGAAAGCTCTCAAAAATGCAGGAATGGAAGCGGACGAACTTACGCACATTTTAGTTGCAACTTTCACCGCCGACACAATAATCCCCTCAACAGCATGTCTGCTGATGGAACGACTAGGCCTCAAACATAGAATCCCGATGGATATCTCTGCAGCTTGCTCGGGCTTTGTATACGCCGTAGAAGTTGCCAGAGCTCTTATCAATTTAAATCCCGACTCTAAGATCCTTGTCTGCGGAAGCGAAGTCTTAACCAGCCGCGTAAACTGGGAAGACCGTTCCACCTGCGTTCTCTTTGGGGACGGAGCCGGAGCAATCATCCTCACCTCGGAAGACTGCGAGAATTCAGGTAAAGTAATTGACGTACTGCTTTCCTCCGAAGGCGAAAGTGAAACATTGACTGTAAGAGGGTCCGGCTCAGCCTACCCATACAAGTTAGGTGATGTTGTCGGAGAAGAACACTTTATCCAGATGCAGGGTCGTTCAATCTACAGAAAAGCTGTCAGATCCATGTCTTCTATTTCAAATGAAATACTCGCAAAACATGGTTTTACAACTAAAGACGTAGATCTACTCATTCCGCATCAGGCCAATTTGCGCATTATTGAGGCTGTCGGTAAAAAACTTGAACTTCCTACCGAGAAAGTTTTTGTAAATGTTGATAAATTCGGCAATACCTCAGCAGCATCAATCCCGATTGCTCTTGCAGAAGCAAAGGAAATCGGCGCGATAAAAAGTGGAGATCTCGTCCTGT
- a CDS encoding TRAP transporter permease — protein MAEIKKAQPEVKEDSEGETLAIKRVLEGRTAQIIYAMGIICSLFHLWVNTIGVMPEIQRNAIHYSFMLFIGFLQYPLLKKHGRATLPIDYFLAILSFAIGLYLVFFEDALHMRNEVPIMVDLIAAGLAVVLLMEITRRTTGFLIPALAIVFLAYGLGGGRYLDGLWHFPGVTVPRMLYRMYFAPDGIFGTIATISSTFVFLFVLFASFLIKSGAGDFIIKLALATMGRTIGGPAKMAVFASGIMGSISGSAVANTVGTGSITIPMMKRTGFPSKFAGAVEAASSTGGQLMPPIMGAGAFIMSQWTQIPYLTIVGVAFIPAIMYFVSVAFFIHLRAKKLGIKPIPKEDIPKLREVIKEGWNFFIPIGILMGLLMVGYTPTFAACGGIVAIVISSWLNPRTRMSGRDILDALAGGGVNMVTTGVILLCSGIVVGVVLMVGMGIKFSMLITMLAGDSLLLTILMVAIASLILGMGLPVTASYIVLAVLAAPAMQMLGTSLIAAHMLIFWYSQDANVTPPVCLAAYSAAGISGSKPLETGIESWKIAKGLYIIPLLFCYTPILFEGPLWMVAETVITATAGLFCFAVFFEGFNTYTLNILQRTAYAGVAGLLLWPDIKLHALGAVLLTAMFLRERSIFRKQAFEVA, from the coding sequence ATGGCTGAAATTAAAAAAGCACAACCCGAGGTTAAAGAAGATTCCGAAGGGGAAACTCTGGCTATAAAAAGAGTTCTGGAAGGCCGAACCGCTCAAATTATTTATGCAATGGGCATAATTTGTTCATTGTTTCATCTATGGGTAAACACAATCGGAGTGATGCCCGAGATTCAGCGAAATGCTATCCATTATTCTTTTATGCTGTTTATCGGATTCCTTCAGTATCCGCTTTTAAAAAAACATGGACGGGCAACCCTGCCTATAGATTATTTTCTGGCAATCCTGTCTTTTGCAATAGGTCTTTATCTGGTCTTTTTTGAAGATGCCCTGCATATGAGAAATGAAGTCCCGATCATGGTGGACCTTATTGCGGCAGGGCTGGCTGTTGTTCTGCTCATGGAAATAACCAGACGCACGACAGGATTTTTAATACCGGCTCTGGCAATCGTATTTCTGGCATACGGCCTCGGCGGCGGGCGCTACCTTGACGGATTATGGCATTTCCCGGGCGTAACAGTGCCTAGAATGCTTTACCGCATGTATTTTGCTCCTGACGGAATATTCGGAACCATTGCGACAATATCCAGTACATTTGTATTTCTCTTTGTTCTTTTCGCATCATTTCTAATTAAATCAGGAGCCGGAGATTTTATAATAAAACTGGCTTTAGCAACTATGGGCCGGACCATCGGAGGTCCTGCCAAAATGGCTGTTTTCGCCAGCGGAATAATGGGATCTATATCCGGCAGCGCAGTTGCAAACACAGTCGGAACAGGTTCCATAACCATTCCCATGATGAAAAGAACCGGATTTCCAAGCAAGTTTGCAGGAGCAGTTGAAGCGGCCTCATCCACAGGGGGACAGCTGATGCCCCCGATTATGGGTGCGGGAGCGTTTATAATGAGCCAATGGACTCAAATCCCTTACCTTACAATCGTCGGAGTGGCATTCATTCCTGCAATTATGTACTTCGTCAGTGTGGCTTTCTTCATCCATCTTCGGGCAAAAAAATTAGGTATAAAGCCTATCCCGAAAGAAGATATTCCGAAACTTCGCGAAGTAATAAAAGAAGGCTGGAATTTTTTCATCCCCATCGGGATACTGATGGGACTGCTGATGGTAGGATACACGCCTACATTTGCAGCCTGCGGCGGGATAGTCGCAATTGTGATATCCAGCTGGCTTAATCCCAGAACACGCATGTCGGGCAGGGATATCCTCGACGCGCTTGCCGGCGGCGGCGTGAACATGGTCACAACAGGTGTAATTCTGCTTTGCTCCGGCATTGTGGTAGGCGTCGTTCTCATGGTCGGCATGGGAATCAAGTTCTCAATGCTGATAACAATGCTCGCAGGAGACAGCCTGCTTCTAACCATCCTGATGGTTGCCATAGCATCCCTTATTTTGGGAATGGGACTACCCGTAACCGCGTCCTACATAGTTTTAGCGGTGCTAGCCGCCCCTGCCATGCAAATGCTCGGCACAAGCCTGATTGCAGCTCACATGCTTATTTTCTGGTATTCGCAAGATGCCAACGTAACCCCTCCTGTATGTCTTGCGGCTTACAGTGCAGCTGGAATATCCGGCTCGAAACCTCTTGAAACAGGCATTGAGTCATGGAAAATTGCTAAAGGGCTTTATATTATACCGCTACTATTCTGCTACACCCCGATCCTTTTTGAAGGCCCTTTATGGATGGTTGCGGAAACAGTTATCACCGCGACAGCAGGCTTATTCTGTTTTGCTGTGTTCTTTGAAGGATTCAATACATATACCCTTAATATTCTTCAAAGAACTGCCTATGCAGGCGTGGCGGGACTGCTCCTCTGGCCCGACATAAAACTTCATGCGCTGGGCGCTGTTTTATTGACAGCCATGTTTTTGCGGGAACGGTCAATATTTAGAAAACAGGCTTTCGAAGTTGCATAA
- the plsX gene encoding phosphate acyltransferase PlsX, whose translation MPKTLPRIAVDAMGGDHGLTGIVSAAVSSAKKGTPITLVGDEYMIRSELEKLDTGSCTIDVVHASQVVTMEDKPADAMRKKKDSSIQVACRLVKDGLADGVVSAGNSGATVAAGMFIIGRIKGVLRPGMAGILPTEKRPMVLIDVGANVDSKPEHLLQFGIMADVLARDVLGFKEPRIGLLTIGEEEGKGNTLVKTTYNMLKSSSLNFVGNIEGRDIFTGDVDVAVCDGFVGNVALKLSEGLANSLGNLLKGELKRDIVSKIGAMLAMKAFKRFGRLVDKSEYGGAPVLGLKGIVLVCHGKADSLAIERAIEMAARFVKNNAVAHLKEGLAAHSAITERKL comes from the coding sequence ATGCCTAAAACCCTTCCCCGCATTGCAGTTGACGCCATGGGTGGCGATCACGGTCTTACGGGAATAGTTTCCGCTGCGGTTAGTTCCGCAAAGAAAGGAACTCCGATAACTTTGGTTGGAGATGAGTACATGATCCGGTCCGAGCTTGAAAAGCTTGATACCGGATCATGTACTATTGACGTTGTTCACGCATCACAGGTTGTCACAATGGAAGACAAGCCTGCCGATGCCATGCGTAAAAAAAAGGACTCGTCAATTCAGGTTGCCTGTAGACTTGTTAAGGATGGCCTCGCTGACGGAGTTGTCAGCGCAGGTAACTCCGGAGCAACTGTAGCCGCCGGCATGTTTATCATAGGAAGAATCAAAGGTGTGCTAAGACCCGGAATGGCCGGTATTCTGCCCACCGAAAAAAGACCTATGGTGCTTATCGATGTTGGAGCCAACGTCGATTCCAAGCCGGAACACCTTCTCCAATTCGGAATTATGGCCGATGTTCTTGCCCGTGACGTTCTTGGTTTTAAAGAACCTCGCATAGGACTTTTGACCATTGGTGAAGAAGAAGGCAAAGGGAATACTCTGGTAAAAACCACCTACAATATGCTCAAAAGTTCTTCACTGAATTTTGTCGGTAATATTGAAGGCAGGGATATTTTTACCGGAGATGTTGACGTTGCAGTCTGCGACGGATTTGTCGGCAATGTTGCACTCAAGCTTTCAGAAGGTCTTGCCAACAGCCTTGGCAATCTCCTTAAAGGAGAGCTAAAACGCGATATTGTTTCAAAAATCGGTGCAATGCTGGCAATGAAGGCTTTCAAAAGATTCGGTAGACTGGTAGATAAATCTGAATATGGCGGAGCACCCGTACTCGGATTAAAAGGTATTGTCCTTGTCTGCCATGGTAAAGCCGATAGTCTGGCAATTGAGCGAGCCATTGAAATGGCCGCACGATTTGTAAAAAACAATGCTGTTGCTCATCTAAAAGAAGGTCTGGCCGCGCACAGTGCAATAACCGAGCGCAAACTATAA
- the rpmF gene encoding 50S ribosomal protein L32, which yields MAQPKKKTSKSRRNMRRSHDHVETPNILFCDCGEPIIAHRACSSCGTYKGRQVITSEDA from the coding sequence ATGGCACAGCCTAAAAAGAAAACTTCCAAGTCCCGTAGAAATATGCGCAGGTCTCACGACCACGTAGAAACTCCTAACATCCTATTCTGTGATTGCGGTGAACCTATCATTGCTCACAGAGCTTGTTCCTCTTGCGGTACCTATAAGGGTCGCCAGGTAATCACTTCTGAAGATGCCTAA